A single window of Streptomyces aquilus DNA harbors:
- a CDS encoding NYN domain-containing protein yields the protein MDRCIVLVDAGYLLGAAASLLAGEPSRSRITVDHAALIQGLRDRAESDTERPLLRIYWFDGAPDRVPQPEHRRLRVMPRVTVRLGALTRSDGRWAQKGVDAAMHAELTELARNRACSDIVLVTGDGDLLPGMMAAKEHGVAVHLWAVQAADGDYNQSEDLVAEADERRVLDRTWITKAVRAKELGGICAPPPAPRPEIAAILSAPLPESALAAAAERSADEGEHTPAAASENGTQERVPAPKGVPTPKDLAALRAPGVQPQQPANATLRWSSDKGWVDRPGGAAEPPEVASMPTLAQLTTAEQRWADREEDITTVGGDPYEVGQVFARRWMERLGDQSHLQKLSGMYPRIPHRIDGELLRYAARFGLLAHKDDQIDEHDRYAIRAGFWREIDVRTAAEHAPAGE from the coding sequence GTGGACCGCTGCATCGTCCTGGTGGACGCCGGCTATCTGCTGGGGGCGGCCGCCTCCCTCCTGGCGGGGGAACCTTCCCGATCCCGGATCACCGTCGACCACGCCGCTCTGATCCAGGGCCTGCGCGATCGCGCCGAGTCGGACACCGAGCGGCCGCTGCTGCGCATCTACTGGTTCGACGGCGCCCCCGACCGCGTGCCCCAGCCCGAACACCGCCGGCTGCGCGTGATGCCCCGGGTCACCGTCCGGCTCGGGGCCCTGACCCGCAGCGACGGACGCTGGGCCCAGAAGGGCGTCGACGCCGCCATGCACGCCGAGCTCACCGAGCTGGCCCGCAACCGCGCCTGCTCCGACATCGTCCTCGTCACCGGCGACGGCGACCTGCTGCCGGGCATGATGGCCGCCAAGGAGCACGGCGTCGCCGTCCACCTGTGGGCCGTGCAGGCCGCCGACGGCGACTACAACCAGTCCGAGGACCTGGTCGCCGAGGCCGACGAACGACGCGTCCTGGACCGTACGTGGATCACCAAGGCCGTCCGCGCCAAGGAACTCGGCGGGATCTGCGCGCCGCCGCCCGCGCCCCGGCCCGAGATCGCCGCGATCCTCTCCGCGCCGCTGCCCGAATCCGCGCTCGCCGCGGCCGCCGAGCGCTCCGCCGACGAGGGCGAGCACACCCCCGCCGCCGCGTCCGAGAACGGCACCCAGGAGCGGGTGCCCGCGCCCAAGGGCGTGCCCACCCCCAAGGACCTCGCCGCCCTGCGCGCCCCGGGCGTCCAGCCGCAGCAGCCCGCCAACGCCACCCTGCGCTGGTCCTCCGACAAGGGCTGGGTCGACCGGCCCGGCGGCGCCGCCGAACCGCCCGAGGTCGCCTCGATGCCGACGCTCGCCCAGCTCACCACCGCCGAGCAGCGCTGGGCCGACCGGGAGGAGGACATCACGACCGTCGGAGGCGACCCCTACGAGGTGGGGCAGGTCTTCGCCCGGCGCTGGATGGAGCGGTTGGGCGACCAGAGCCATCTCCAGAAGCTGTCCGGGATGTACCCGCGCATCCCGCACCGCATCGACGGGGAGCTGCTGCGCTACGCCGCCCGCTTCGGACTGCTCGCGCACAAGGACGACCAGATCGACGAGCACGACCGGTATGCCATCAGGGCCGGGTTCTGGCGCGAGATCGACGTCCGCACGGCCGCGGAGCACGCGCCCGCGGGGGAGTGA
- the dnaE gene encoding DNA polymerase III subunit alpha produces MSKPPFTHLHVHTQYSLLDGAARLKDMFDACNEMGMTHIAMSDHGNLHGAYDFFHSAKKAGVTPIIGIEAYVAPESRRNKRKIQWGQPHQKRDDVSGSGGYTHKTIWAANATGLHNLFRLSSDAYAEGWLQKWPRMDKETISQWSEGLIASTGCPSGELQTRLRLGQYDEALKSAAEYQDIFGKDRYFLELMDHGIEIERRVRDGLLDIGKKLGIPPLVTNDSHYTYAHEATAHDALLCIQTGKNLSDPDRFKFDGTGYYLKSTDEMYAIDSSDAWQEGCRNTLLVAEQIDTTGMFEAKNLMPKFDIPEGYTEVTWFKEEVRRGMERRYPGGIPEDRQKQADYEMDVIISMGFPGYFLVVADFIMWAKNNGIAVGPGRGSAAGSIVAYAMGITDLDPIPHGLIFERFLNPERISMPDVDIDFDERRRVEVIRYVTEKYGADKVAMIGTYGKIKAKNAIKDSARVLGYPYAMGDRITKAMPADVLGKGIDLNGITDPSHPRYSEAGEVRGMYENEPDVKKVIDTAKGVEGLVRQMGVHAAGVIMSSETITEHVPVWVRHTDGVTITQWDYPSCESLGLLKMDFLGLRNLTIMDDAVKMVKSNKGIDLELLSLPLDDPKTFELLQRGETLGVFQFDGGPMRSLLRLMKPDNFEDISAVSALYRPGPMGMDSHTNYALRKNKLQEITPIHPELEEPLKEVLDVTYGLIVYQEQVQKAAQIIAGYSLGEADILRRVMGKKKPDELAKNFTIFQAGAKKNGYSDEAIQALWDVLVPFAGYAFNKAHSAAYGLVSYWTAYLKANHPAEYMAALLTSVKDDKDKSAVYLNECRRMGIKVLPPNVNESVHNFAAQGDDVILFGLEAVRNVGTNVVESIIKSRKAKGKYASFPDYLDKVEAVACNKRTTESLIKAGAFDTLGHTRKGLTAHFEPMIDNVVAVKRKEAEGQFDLFGGMGEEETSEPGFGLDVEFTTDEWDKTYLLAQEREMLGLYVSDHPLFGLEHVLSDKADAGIAQLTGGEHADGAVVTIGGIISGLQRKMTKQGNAWAIATVEDLAGSIECMFFPATYQLVSTQLVEDAVVFVKGRLDKREDVPRLVAMELQVPDLSNAGTNAPVILTIPATRVTPPMVSRLGEILSHHKGESEVRIKLQGPTKTTVLRLDRHRVKPDPALFGDLKVLLGPSCLAG; encoded by the coding sequence GTGTCGAAGCCGCCGTTCACGCACCTGCACGTCCACACCCAGTACTCCCTGTTGGACGGTGCCGCGCGGCTGAAGGACATGTTCGACGCGTGCAACGAGATGGGCATGACCCATATCGCCATGTCGGACCACGGCAACCTCCATGGGGCGTACGACTTCTTCCATTCCGCGAAGAAGGCCGGGGTCACCCCGATCATCGGCATCGAGGCCTACGTCGCCCCCGAGTCCCGGCGCAACAAGCGCAAGATCCAGTGGGGTCAGCCGCACCAGAAGCGGGACGACGTCTCCGGTTCCGGTGGTTACACCCACAAGACGATCTGGGCGGCGAACGCCACCGGTCTGCACAACCTCTTCCGGCTCTCCTCGGACGCCTACGCCGAGGGCTGGCTCCAGAAGTGGCCCCGGATGGACAAGGAGACCATCTCCCAGTGGTCCGAGGGCCTCATCGCCTCCACCGGCTGCCCCTCCGGCGAGCTCCAGACCCGGCTGCGCCTCGGCCAGTACGACGAGGCCCTGAAGTCGGCCGCCGAGTACCAGGACATCTTCGGCAAGGACCGCTACTTCCTGGAGCTGATGGACCACGGCATCGAGATCGAGCGCCGGGTCCGCGACGGCCTCCTCGACATCGGCAAGAAGCTCGGCATCCCGCCCCTGGTGACGAACGACTCGCACTACACGTACGCGCACGAGGCGACCGCCCATGACGCCCTGCTCTGCATCCAGACCGGCAAGAACCTCTCCGACCCGGACCGCTTCAAGTTCGACGGCACCGGCTACTACCTGAAGTCCACGGACGAGATGTACGCCATCGACTCCTCCGACGCCTGGCAGGAGGGCTGCCGCAACACCCTCCTGGTCGCCGAGCAGATCGACACCACCGGCATGTTCGAGGCCAAGAACCTCATGCCGAAGTTCGACATCCCCGAGGGCTACACCGAGGTCACCTGGTTCAAGGAGGAGGTCCGCCGCGGCATGGAGCGCCGCTACCCGGGCGGCATCCCCGAGGACCGCCAGAAGCAGGCCGACTACGAGATGGACGTCATCATCTCGATGGGCTTCCCCGGCTACTTCCTCGTCGTCGCCGACTTCATCATGTGGGCCAAGAACAACGGCATCGCGGTCGGCCCCGGCCGAGGCTCCGCGGCCGGTTCGATCGTCGCCTACGCCATGGGCATCACCGACCTCGACCCGATCCCGCACGGCCTGATCTTCGAGCGGTTCCTCAACCCCGAGCGCATCTCGATGCCCGACGTCGACATCGACTTCGACGAGCGCAGGCGCGTCGAGGTCATCAGGTACGTGACCGAGAAATACGGCGCCGACAAGGTCGCCATGATCGGCACCTACGGCAAGATCAAGGCCAAGAACGCGATCAAGGACTCCGCGCGCGTGCTGGGCTACCCGTACGCGATGGGCGACCGCATCACCAAGGCCATGCCCGCCGACGTCCTCGGCAAGGGCATCGACCTCAACGGCATCACCGACCCCTCGCACCCCCGCTACTCGGAGGCCGGCGAGGTCCGCGGGATGTACGAGAACGAACCGGACGTGAAGAAGGTCATCGACACCGCCAAGGGCGTCGAGGGCCTGGTCCGGCAGATGGGCGTGCACGCCGCCGGCGTGATCATGTCCAGCGAGACCATCACCGAGCACGTGCCCGTCTGGGTGCGCCACACCGACGGCGTGACCATCACGCAGTGGGACTACCCGAGCTGCGAGTCGCTCGGCCTGCTGAAGATGGACTTCCTCGGCCTGCGCAACCTGACGATCATGGACGACGCCGTCAAGATGGTGAAGTCCAACAAGGGCATCGACCTGGAGCTGCTGAGCCTCCCGCTGGACGACCCCAAGACCTTCGAACTGCTCCAGCGCGGCGAGACCCTCGGCGTCTTCCAGTTCGACGGCGGCCCCATGCGCTCGCTGCTGCGCCTGATGAAGCCCGACAACTTCGAGGACATCTCCGCCGTCTCCGCGCTCTACCGTCCCGGCCCGATGGGCATGGACTCGCACACCAACTACGCGCTGCGCAAGAACAAGCTCCAGGAGATCACCCCGATCCACCCGGAGCTGGAGGAGCCCCTCAAGGAGGTCCTGGACGTCACCTACGGCCTGATCGTCTACCAGGAGCAGGTGCAGAAGGCCGCCCAGATCATCGCCGGCTACTCGCTCGGCGAGGCCGACATCCTCCGCCGCGTGATGGGCAAGAAGAAGCCCGACGAGCTGGCGAAGAACTTCACCATCTTCCAGGCGGGCGCCAAGAAGAACGGCTACAGCGACGAGGCGATCCAGGCCCTGTGGGACGTGCTGGTCCCCTTCGCCGGCTACGCCTTCAACAAGGCGCACTCCGCCGCGTACGGCCTGGTCTCGTACTGGACGGCCTACCTCAAGGCCAACCACCCCGCCGAGTACATGGCCGCGCTGCTGACCTCCGTCAAGGACGACAAGGACAAGTCGGCCGTCTACCTCAACGAGTGCCGCCGCATGGGCATCAAGGTGCTCCCGCCGAACGTCAACGAGTCGGTGCACAACTTCGCCGCCCAGGGCGACGACGTGATCCTCTTCGGCCTGGAGGCCGTGCGCAACGTCGGCACCAACGTGGTCGAGTCGATCATCAAGAGCCGCAAGGCCAAGGGGAAGTACGCCTCCTTCCCCGACTACCTCGACAAGGTCGAGGCCGTCGCCTGCAACAAGCGCACCACCGAGTCGCTGATCAAGGCGGGCGCCTTCGACACCCTCGGCCACACCCGCAAGGGCCTCACCGCGCACTTCGAGCCGATGATCGACAACGTGGTCGCGGTCAAGCGCAAGGAGGCCGAGGGCCAGTTCGACCTCTTCGGCGGCATGGGGGAGGAGGAGACCAGCGAACCCGGCTTCGGACTCGACGTCGAGTTCACCACCGACGAGTGGGACAAGACCTATCTGCTCGCCCAGGAGCGGGAGATGCTCGGTCTGTACGTCTCCGACCACCCGCTCTTCGGCCTGGAGCACGTGCTCTCCGACAAGGCCGACGCGGGCATCGCCCAGCTCACCGGAGGTGAGCACGCGGACGGCGCGGTCGTCACCATCGGCGGCATCATCTCGGGCCTCCAGCGCAAGATGACCAAGCAGGGCAACGCCTGGGCGATCGCCACCGTCGAGGATCTCGCCGGCTCCATCGAGTGCATGTTCTTCCCGGCGACCTACCAGCTGGTGTCGACCCAACTCGTCGAGGACGCCGTGGTGTTCGTCAAGGGCCGCCTCGACAAGCGTGAGGACGTCCCGCGCCTGGTCGCCATGGAGCTCCAGGTCCCCGACCTGTCCAACGCGGGCACCAACGCGCCGGTGATCCTCACCATCCCGGCGACCAGGGTCACCCCGCCGATGGTCAGCCGCCTCGGCGAGATCCTCAGCCACCACAAGGGCGAGAGCGAGGTCCGGATCAAGCTCCAGGGTCCGACCAAGACCACCGTCCTGCGCCTGGACCGGCACCGGGTGAAGCCGGACCCGGCGCTCTTCGGTGACCTGAAAGTGCTGCTCGGCCCGTCCTGTCTGGCGGGTTAG
- a CDS encoding ABC transporter ATP-binding protein encodes MCAVRGLTKTYPAVRGRRGVPATPEVRATDDVRLDIRRGEIFGLLGPNGAGKSTLVRQLTGLMRPDSGTVEILGHDIVRHPERAARILAYLGQESTALDELTVSLAAETTGRLRGLEARAARAERDAVLDELGLAPLAGRAIKKLSGGQRRLACFAAALVGERPLLVLDEPTTGMDPVARRAVWAAVDRRRAERGTTVLLVTHNVIEAETVLDRVAVLDRGRVIACDTPVGLKEQVAGEVRVDLVWREAAPLHVPEVAALHDRAVETGRRWTLRLAPEEARAVVATVTGGAAFAALDDFTLATPSLEDVYLALGGAARQGLVKA; translated from the coding sequence GTGTGCGCGGTGCGCGGACTGACCAAGACCTATCCCGCGGTACGGGGCAGGCGCGGGGTTCCCGCGACGCCCGAGGTGCGGGCCACCGACGACGTACGACTCGACATCCGCCGCGGTGAGATCTTCGGACTGCTCGGGCCGAACGGCGCCGGCAAGTCCACCCTCGTACGCCAGCTGACCGGCCTGATGCGGCCCGACAGCGGCACGGTCGAGATCCTCGGGCACGACATCGTGCGCCACCCGGAGCGGGCCGCGCGCATCCTCGCCTACCTCGGCCAGGAGTCCACCGCCCTCGACGAGCTCACCGTCTCCCTCGCCGCCGAGACCACCGGACGGCTGCGCGGCCTGGAGGCGCGTGCGGCCCGGGCCGAGCGGGACGCCGTACTCGACGAACTGGGGCTCGCGCCGCTCGCCGGGCGGGCGATCAAGAAGCTGTCCGGCGGTCAGCGGCGGCTGGCGTGCTTCGCCGCCGCGCTGGTCGGGGAGCGGCCGCTGCTGGTGCTCGACGAGCCGACCACCGGCATGGACCCGGTGGCGCGGCGAGCCGTGTGGGCGGCCGTGGACCGGCGCCGGGCCGAGCGCGGCACGACCGTCCTGCTCGTCACCCACAACGTCATCGAGGCCGAGACCGTCCTCGACCGGGTCGCGGTCCTCGACCGCGGCCGGGTGATCGCCTGTGACACCCCCGTCGGGCTCAAGGAGCAGGTCGCGGGAGAGGTCCGGGTCGACCTGGTGTGGCGCGAGGCCGCGCCGCTGCACGTCCCCGAGGTCGCCGCGCTGCACGACCGGGCCGTCGAGACCGGACGCCGCTGGACGCTCCGGCTCGCCCCCGAGGAGGCCCGCGCGGTCGTCGCCACCGTCACCGGCGGCGCCGCCTTCGCCGCCCTCGACGACTTCACGCTCGCCACGCCCAGCCTGGAGGACGTGTACCTGGCGCTCGGCGGGGCGGCGCGGCAGGGGCTGGTGAAGGCGTGA